TGCCCAATTGGGTAAGTTACCACTTTTAGTATTTCTTATATATCCTGCTCCTACACCAAGTCATGCTAAACCTTACTATTCCAATCTCCAGGATGAATCCACAGGGTTCTATTGCCTGGGCGTCGTCAAAAGTGGAGATGTTAATATCATCGGACGTGAGTATCTCTTTCTAAATATCTTTCATTATCTTGCTGCAAATATTTTCATACGCTTGATGTCTACGCAGATCATGTAATAGTTGATTTTAAAATCAGATTCATAAAACCATCGTAACAAATGGTTAAGGCCCTCGTACCGCCTTAACCATCACTGGCATTCAAATGAATTTGTACATGTTCAATGTTGCTTACAATGTGGATCTATTCCTGCAGAAAACTTCATGACGGGTTATCGCGTAATTTTTGACCGTGAGAAGATGGTATTGGGTTGGAAGGAATCCAACTGTGAGTCTTAATTCCATCATTGCAAATCAAACTTCGGCAAAACATTTTTCTCGTGATTCCTTTTTCAGTGACAATGGCGTGACATTTTTCTCTTCAGGTTACAACGATGAGGAAACCGTCACTTTTCCCATCATCCCATCGAAATCTCCGACCGCCTCCCCCGGGAGCCTCAACCCGGAGGCCACATCGGGGAGTCCCAACACATCTAGCATACCGGGATCAAATCATTCACCAAAATTGAAGAACTCTTTCACGACTGCAATCACCATTCTTCTTTTTGTATTTCTCGCTACTGTGTGATTATTTTTCGCCTTTCTGTAATATATCTAAAACTGTGAGGCATTTTGTTTTGGAGGTAGAATTTACACGGCGATTTTTGGTATATTATTCGTAGTTATAACAACAGGGCTTTGTACATATGATTTTTGTTATGACTACTGACCACAGACCACAGATAATAAacatcttttttgttttttttttgttacaataataaataatttttagtttttggtttctTCTTTGGAATCAAGACCCTTTCTAGATCTTGCAGTCCAGAGCCAATTGATTGAGAAATTTGGATCACTCATTTTAAATCCACGCCCTTCGTTATTTTACCCCGCTGGTTCCCTCATAGAAACCGAGGGTTCAGATCTCTCGCCCTTTCTTGAACAGTTTAGAATCAGATTACTTGGTCCGCCAACTCCAAACTGCAAGATCCGGAGTTGATCTGAACTCATTTCTTTGTACCAATCATTTTCCGGAGATCTCAAGTGCTAACTTGTTACTTAAAATCGTGCTAACCACTCATTTTGATTCACTTCACAATTAtcaattttaaaaattcatctCAAGTAAAGTCATAACGAAAAGCATTCCGATTGAGCGATTTTTTGTAAACATTCTCTTTCAAGTTTCGGTAATACGAAAAACAATCAGTTCAAATCATGAAATATTGTAAAACAAGATCAAAAAGTGGTTCACATCGTATTAAATTACTAACTGATTAGCACCCGATGACAAAAATAAGGGTTACGCCAAAAATAAAACTCGAACATTTTCTCATTTTTACTTTCCAAATAACAATTTTCCGACCCAAAAAAAAGAATCGACAACAATATAACCAACTGCAGCTTAACTATCAGGGAGTTGACGAAGACGTCGAACGGACTTATCTTAATTTAGCAATGCTTTCATTTTTCTTAACCTTTGGTCCTTTTCTGTTTCTTCGCCGGATGAGCCAAGCTTGGGTCCTCCTGCttatctttcttttccttcttccctTTGGACTGcaaattttcttctttgtttggcATCTTACCTTGTAAGGGCTGGGCTTTCATCTTGATCGATTTTATTAACGATGATTTCTCCATCTTTGACGGTGAAACATCAGATTTCACTTCCTTTTCTGGCACTTCTCGGTCTGCCTTTGACTGTCTCAGTGCTACCTGCCGAGCATAAGCGGCACTCCTGCAAACACCAAACCACAAATACATATAACTAAAACAGTTGCGGCCGATTAATTAAGTGGCACATATTAGGGCATATATTCGAAGCACCTTCTGATAACAAGTAAAAACTAGAGGGAGATACCTTTTGAACTGCGGATCTGTCGGATCCAGAGCAAAGCGAGATGAGGTGAAGAGTGCCGAAAACCGTGGATCTTCGAAATCAGCGGTTGGTATTTTCTCCTCTTCTAGAGCCTCTTTACCCTTCTTTCCCTTGGTCTTTTTACGTTTCAAATTGTAGCCCTTAGGCCCTGCATCTGCTCCGTTGTCATCAGCAAGTAATAGCTCGAGCTCATTTCTGCTTGCTTCAGCTTCCTTATCATCTTGCTGTTGCTTTTTATCCTTTTTACTTTTACCTTGAGATCCTTTTTTAGTTTTTTCGACTGAAGGCTCTTCCATAAAGAAATCATCTGGTCCATCTGCTGCCTCATGATCACTGTCACTACTCTCATCCTCTGATGAGTCCTTCGATTTATTTTTCCTATTCTTCCTTTTCTCACTTCTTTTTCTGAGATAGGACTCCCAAACTGTTTCTGATCCCTTATCTTTCTTTTCTAGGATGCGCTTGCTTATATCCTCTAAGCCAGTATTAAAAGTGATCTCCATATCCTGGTCGTTGTCTTCACCGTCTCCTTCTGATGCATCTTCatctccttctcctccttctccATCTCCATCTCCAGACAGGAGTAAAGCACGGTACATATCTCGTTTTTTACTCTTTTTATCAGTCTTGTCCTCTGCAGCATCATCATTCTCCTCCTCATCACTTTCACTCTCATCAGAAGCCAAATACTCCTTCAGTTCCAATTCAGAAAGCTACAAGTAAACCAACGTCAGATTAGCTAGAAGCAAGCTGTACAAGAAGAAGTTGTGTTTGTTTTTAACATAAGTTTATAGCTGATAGTTTTGAGTTGCCCTTTCCATCTACCTCGTGATTTCTATTGTTTATTCAGATCAGGGTGACAGAATGCCCATTCAATCCTCAATCATGAAAGATATGAATGCATGGTGCTAGATATGAACTCTATTATTAACAAATAAAATGCAAGTAATGTTCACTTATATAAAATTCCCCTACCTGATCATCAGTGAATTTCCGTTTCAAGGTCTTGCGTCCAGGCTCATCCTCATCCCAAGAAATATCAATTTTACTATGTTGCAGAGCTTGAGTCTGGAAATCCAAACCCCCGTAGCTTGCAGGTACCTGAAAGCCAAAGACTTCACAATCACTCCTCCATTTACGAGAAAATtcattttatttcctttttgtttcacattCCATAAAAGAAGCATAAAAATACACGATTTGCTCTCTAAAACTTATAAGTGACTGGTTGAAACATATACCTCTGTTGCAACATCACGGGGTGGGTGTTTAAACTCCATCGAGTCAGGGATGAACCTTAAATCAAGTTTATTCGATGATCTTTCAAACTCAACTCCATCACAATTTTTGTACAGGTAATCCGCTGTGGCAATTGAGTCACATTCAACAACAGCAAAATAATACCTGGAAATAAAGTTATATCCACAATCGATAAATGAAAATATACTTTAGAGACAAAAGATAAAATCATTATCACAAAATAACAACAATTAACCACCTTAGCCTGCTTTTCTCATAAGCCCGCATTTTCTGCGCAATAAGCTCCTCATCCTCATCGTCGgtgtcatcatcttcatcactttTCTCATTTTCGTCATCAAATAAGCCAACAGGACCATGAAGTTCTTCCTCTTTCATACGCTGGAGTCCAAACTCAGACGGATAGACAGTTACAGACTTCATTTCTCCAC
This is a stretch of genomic DNA from Malus domestica chromosome 02, GDT2T_hap1. It encodes these proteins:
- the LOC103455964 gene encoding pre-rRNA-processing protein esf1 encodes the protein MGKNKKNKIKNKLKESKGDDENIIADPRFSSVHWDPRFQNVPKHKAKVEIDSRFDRMFTDKRFSSSSAPLDKRGKPKKLEEGNSLRQYYRMEEEDDGDKAKSKAEDEDKTKSKEEKEKEEEEEESEEVEESEDDVASGGSETATDTDTDTDDGYEDEEVVLEDGAPGIEAEDIPEIEKETHRLAIVNLDWRHVKAVDLYAVLRSFLPKGGEMKSVTVYPSEFGLQRMKEEELHGPVGLFDDENEKSDEDDDTDDEDEELIAQKMRAYEKSRLRYYFAVVECDSIATADYLYKNCDGVEFERSSNKLDLRFIPDSMEFKHPPRDVATEVPASYGGLDFQTQALQHSKIDISWDEDEPGRKTLKRKFTDDQLSELELKEYLASDESESDEEENDDAAEDKTDKKSKKRDMYRALLLSGDGDGEGGEGDEDASEGDGEDNDQDMEITFNTGLEDISKRILEKKDKGSETVWESYLRKRSEKRKNRKNKSKDSSEDESSDSDHEAADGPDDFFMEEPSVEKTKKGSQGKSKKDKKQQQDDKEAEASRNELELLLADDNGADAGPKGYNLKRKKTKGKKGKEALEEEKIPTADFEDPRFSALFTSSRFALDPTDPQFKRSAAYARQVALRQSKADREVPEKEVKSDVSPSKMEKSSLIKSIKMKAQPLQGKMPNKEENLQSKGKKEKKDKQEDPSLAHPAKKQKRTKG